In the Bradyrhizobium guangzhouense genome, one interval contains:
- a CDS encoding bifunctional diguanylate cyclase/phosphodiesterase: MPTSLARTFAALSAINEAILYAKSPDALYQMVCDAGFSSGDFMAVAVFLVEPEGQHLRFAAGRGDDVARLRAIKITTEAGAPEGLGVGGEAFRSRKLCISNDYLNDPRSLAWREGAARANIGAAAALPLLCNGTSIGVLFVTRSEAGSLSDEMVSLFERMSANISYALENFSRETARQNSERATRRLNRMFSALSATNEAILRAKTEQELYQLVCDASVHGGKSIATFVLLKEQDSHWLKPVAGTGENLEIVARTHYSADAENPYGRGISGEVFRTQKPIIERDLARRTKGTPWEQSNINTGVAALVAAPLVKHGRSIGVILSFLSQSWARDEEVVGLMLRIAENVCFAVDNFDREAEKARIAEEEERLARMYAALSATNEAILRAHSRAELFDLVCEATAKGAKFTSAAIALVDHQAELLRVAACYGPNADTVRGFKFSTSDQVPEGRGLTGTAFRTRQPCISNDVLSDDRIKPWADNARRTGIGSAAALPLFNGDRIEGVFVFNSPECGTFTPEFVELLQRLQANVAFALENFDRENEKAKADKQRNRLTSMFEALSTTNEAIMRAKTREELFEVVCQAAVLGDVFASTTIGILDETRELVRVVAVKGRLHERMAGRTCCVSPGHPEGEGMIGTSLRTRRPSVINDYLNDPRSTHWHERAKEDGTRAAASFPLLRAGVEPIGILLFLAPEENTFTPDLVELLGRLAENVSFALDNFNRAEEKARTEAQKERLTRMFAALSATNEAIVRAKSRTELFELVCQAASAGGKFTSTTIALASADSDQLAIVATAGPSADTTRNVRLSIDAGRPEGRGMSGTAFRTRQPCISNDYVNDSRVSAFHAVVRADGARSGAAFPLITHDKAVGVMIYMSTEYETFTTEFVELLERLADNVSFAMENFDRADEKNEADERIEYLASHDSLTDLPNRETFNGLLRGAIEEAQRHDHRFALLFIDLDRFKVINDSLGHEAGDLLLLEVANRLRNALRASDVVARLGGDEFVVILDQCGQIDAVQHIATELLAALAEPMELAGHECHTTASIGIAMYPANGADAQTLTKNADMAMYLAKEDGKNGYRFFSNEVKTQSIERLSLESALRRALEREQFSLHYQPKVDMETGQITGVEALLRWSHPDLGNVSPAQFIPLAEETGLIVPIGRWVLNEACAQAMAWQRRGLLPLSMAVNLSPRQFADEHLLQDVDEALAASGMSPVLLQLEVTESMMMRNVGRALKVLDAIQSRGIRLAIDDFGTGYSSMSLMKHFPIDTIKIDRSFVRDLPQDSEDQAIAQAIISMGKALGMTVVAEGVENAEQEAFLRTHGCDEMQGFLIAKPLPANQMAELLRPMELPMAPPLQPETDLAGDDAGPVLKRAVV; this comes from the coding sequence GTGCCGACGTCACTCGCGCGCACTTTTGCGGCGCTGAGCGCCATTAATGAAGCGATCCTCTACGCGAAATCGCCGGACGCGCTGTACCAGATGGTCTGCGACGCCGGGTTTTCGAGCGGGGACTTCATGGCCGTCGCCGTGTTCCTGGTGGAGCCGGAGGGCCAGCACTTGCGCTTCGCTGCCGGGCGTGGCGACGACGTCGCGCGCCTGCGCGCGATCAAGATCACCACCGAAGCCGGCGCACCCGAGGGCTTGGGCGTCGGCGGTGAAGCGTTTCGCAGCCGGAAGCTCTGCATCAGCAACGACTATTTGAACGATCCGCGCTCGCTGGCATGGCGTGAGGGCGCGGCCAGAGCGAATATCGGTGCCGCAGCGGCACTCCCGCTTCTGTGTAACGGCACAAGTATCGGCGTGCTGTTCGTGACCCGCAGCGAGGCCGGCTCGCTGAGCGACGAGATGGTCTCGCTGTTCGAGCGTATGTCGGCCAACATTTCCTATGCGCTGGAGAATTTTTCGCGCGAGACCGCGCGGCAGAATAGCGAGCGGGCGACGCGGCGGCTCAACCGGATGTTCAGTGCGCTCAGTGCGACCAATGAAGCCATCCTGCGCGCCAAGACAGAGCAGGAGCTGTATCAGCTCGTCTGCGACGCCTCGGTGCATGGCGGAAAATCGATCGCAACCTTCGTCCTGCTGAAGGAACAGGACTCCCATTGGCTGAAGCCCGTCGCGGGCACCGGCGAGAATCTGGAGATTGTGGCGCGGACCCATTACTCCGCAGATGCCGAGAATCCCTACGGGCGCGGCATTTCCGGCGAGGTGTTTCGAACACAGAAACCCATCATCGAGCGCGATCTCGCGCGCCGCACCAAGGGGACGCCGTGGGAGCAGTCCAATATCAATACCGGCGTCGCGGCGCTAGTCGCCGCGCCGCTGGTCAAGCACGGCCGAAGCATCGGCGTCATTCTGTCGTTCCTCAGCCAGTCCTGGGCCAGGGACGAGGAAGTCGTCGGATTGATGCTGCGCATCGCCGAGAACGTCTGCTTCGCGGTCGACAATTTCGACCGTGAGGCCGAGAAGGCGCGGATCGCCGAGGAGGAGGAGCGCCTCGCGCGCATGTATGCGGCGCTGAGTGCGACCAACGAGGCGATCCTGCGCGCCCACTCGCGGGCCGAGCTGTTCGACCTCGTTTGTGAAGCGACTGCAAAGGGCGCGAAATTCACCTCGGCCGCCATAGCGCTGGTCGATCACCAGGCCGAGCTGCTCCGCGTTGCCGCCTGCTATGGTCCGAACGCGGATACGGTTCGCGGCTTCAAATTTTCGACCTCCGATCAGGTGCCCGAGGGGCGCGGGCTGACCGGAACGGCCTTCCGCACGCGCCAGCCCTGCATCAGCAATGATGTGCTGTCCGACGACCGGATCAAGCCCTGGGCGGACAATGCCCGCCGCACCGGCATCGGATCCGCCGCGGCGTTGCCGCTGTTCAACGGCGACCGCATCGAGGGCGTATTCGTGTTCAATTCGCCGGAGTGTGGCACGTTCACGCCGGAGTTTGTCGAGCTGCTGCAGCGGCTGCAGGCCAATGTCGCCTTCGCGCTCGAGAATTTCGATCGTGAGAACGAGAAGGCGAAAGCCGACAAGCAGCGCAATCGCCTCACCAGCATGTTCGAGGCGCTGAGTACCACCAACGAAGCGATCATGCGCGCGAAGACACGCGAAGAGCTGTTCGAGGTGGTGTGCCAGGCGGCCGTGCTGGGCGATGTGTTCGCCTCGACGACGATCGGAATCCTCGACGAGACGCGCGAACTCGTTCGCGTCGTCGCGGTCAAGGGACGCCTTCACGAGCGAATGGCCGGGCGCACGTGTTGCGTGTCGCCGGGGCATCCCGAGGGGGAGGGGATGATCGGGACTTCGCTGCGAACCCGCCGGCCCAGCGTCATCAACGATTATCTGAATGACCCGCGATCGACCCACTGGCATGAGAGGGCGAAAGAGGATGGGACGCGCGCGGCAGCCAGCTTTCCGCTGCTCCGTGCCGGCGTTGAACCGATCGGAATTCTGCTGTTTCTCGCGCCCGAAGAGAATACGTTCACCCCGGACCTGGTCGAGCTGCTTGGGCGCCTGGCGGAAAATGTCTCCTTTGCGCTCGACAACTTCAATCGCGCCGAAGAAAAGGCCCGCACCGAGGCGCAGAAGGAACGCCTGACGCGCATGTTCGCGGCGCTGAGCGCCACCAATGAAGCGATCGTGCGCGCCAAGTCCCGCACCGAGCTGTTCGAGCTCGTCTGCCAGGCCGCCTCCGCCGGCGGCAAGTTCACCTCGACGACCATTGCGCTCGCCAGCGCCGACAGCGATCAGCTCGCGATCGTCGCGACCGCGGGGCCGTCCGCCGACACCACCCGCAACGTCCGTCTCTCCATCGACGCCGGCCGGCCCGAAGGCCGTGGCATGAGCGGAACGGCGTTCCGCACGCGCCAGCCTTGCATCAGCAACGACTATGTCAACGACAGTCGTGTCAGCGCCTTCCATGCCGTCGTCCGGGCCGACGGCGCGCGCTCCGGCGCGGCATTCCCGCTGATCACGCACGACAAGGCGGTCGGCGTCATGATCTACATGTCGACGGAGTATGAGACCTTCACGACCGAGTTCGTCGAGCTGCTGGAGCGCCTCGCCGACAACGTCTCTTTCGCGATGGAGAATTTCGATCGCGCCGACGAGAAGAACGAGGCCGACGAGCGGATCGAATACCTCGCCTCGCATGACAGCCTGACCGATTTGCCGAACCGGGAAACCTTCAACGGGCTGCTGCGCGGCGCGATCGAGGAAGCTCAGCGCCACGACCACCGCTTCGCATTGCTGTTCATCGATCTCGACCGCTTCAAGGTCATCAACGACTCGCTCGGGCACGAGGCCGGCGATCTGCTGCTGCTCGAGGTCGCGAACCGCCTGCGCAATGCGCTGCGCGCGAGCGACGTGGTGGCGCGGCTCGGCGGCGACGAGTTCGTGGTGATCCTCGATCAGTGCGGCCAGATCGACGCCGTCCAGCACATCGCGACCGAGTTGCTCGCCGCGCTCGCCGAGCCCATGGAGCTCGCCGGCCACGAGTGCCACACCACGGCGTCGATTGGTATAGCGATGTATCCGGCCAACGGTGCCGATGCACAGACCCTGACCAAGAATGCCGACATGGCGATGTATCTCGCCAAGGAAGACGGCAAGAACGGCTATCGCTTCTTCTCCAACGAAGTGAAGACGCAGTCGATCGAGCGGCTGTCGCTCGAGAGCGCGCTGCGCCGGGCGCTGGAGCGCGAGCAGTTCTCGCTGCATTACCAGCCCAAGGTCGACATGGAGACGGGGCAGATCACCGGCGTTGAGGCGCTGCTGCGCTGGAGCCATCCCGATCTCGGCAACGTCTCGCCGGCGCAGTTCATCCCGCTTGCGGAAGAAACCGGCCTGATCGTGCCGATCGGTCGCTGGGTGCTGAACGAAGCTTGCGCACAGGCGATGGCCTGGCAGCGCCGCGGCCTGCTCCCGCTGTCGATGGCGGTGAACCTGTCGCCGCGGCAGTTCGCCGACGAGCATCTGTTGCAGGACGTCGACGAGGCCCTGGCGGCCTCCGGGATGTCGCCGGTGCTGCTCCAGCTCGAAGTCACCGAGAGCATGATGATGCGCAATGTCGGTCGCGCGCTGAAGGTGCTCGACGCCATCCAGAGCCGCGGCATCCGCCTTGCCATCGACGATTTCGGCACCGGCTATTCGTCGATGTCGCTGATGAAGCATTTCCCGATCGACACCATCAAGATCGATCGCTCCTTCGTGCGCGACTTGCCGCAGGATTCGGAGGACCAGGCGATCGCGCAGGCGATCATCAGCATGGGCAAGGCCCTCGGCATGACCGTGGTCGCCGAGGGCGTCGAGAACGCCGAGCAGGAGGCCTTCCTGCGCACCCATGGCTGCGACGAGATGCAGGGCTTCCTGATCGCAAAGCCGCTGCCGGCGAACCAGATGGCCGAGCTGCTGCGGCCGATGGAGCTGCCGATGGCGCCGCCGCTCCAGCCGGAGACGGACCTGGCCGGGGACGACGCGGGGCCGGTGTTGAAACGCGCTGTCGTCTGA
- a CDS encoding Ldh family oxidoreductase, with protein MPIVRADRLTRVSAALLRAAGASEEEADAVAVGCVNANLAGHDSHGVIAVPTYIDRIKAGHIVPGAAWTIVQESPTTTVIDGHWGFGFHVNAKAMALTIEKAKTANVAACTVFRQSHVGRLAAYPLMAMREGMIGIATADSGRSPKHVAPFGGKEARLGTNPISIAVPSDLEAPFYLDMATSAVAAGKIQLAVARGEEIPTGWIIDAEGRHTTDPTQYRKGGALLPLGGTEGYKGSGLAAMVEVLCGLLTGLGFGVEPTGRHNDGCFMAVFNVAAFRPLQEFKREVAEFARYLKSTPPSEGSKGVYYPGELEGLREHQRWRDGIAVEDATWEKLRALARDYRLDTVLDLS; from the coding sequence ATGCCGATCGTTAGGGCCGACCGCCTCACGCGCGTCAGCGCTGCGCTGCTCCGTGCCGCCGGCGCCTCCGAGGAAGAGGCCGATGCCGTTGCCGTCGGCTGCGTCAACGCCAATCTCGCCGGTCACGATTCGCACGGCGTGATCGCGGTTCCCACCTATATCGACCGCATCAAGGCCGGGCACATCGTCCCCGGTGCGGCCTGGACCATCGTCCAGGAATCGCCGACCACGACCGTGATCGACGGACACTGGGGCTTCGGCTTTCACGTCAACGCCAAGGCGATGGCGCTGACGATCGAAAAGGCGAAGACCGCGAATGTCGCCGCCTGCACCGTGTTCCGGCAAAGCCATGTCGGCCGCCTCGCCGCCTATCCGCTGATGGCGATGCGCGAGGGCATGATCGGGATCGCGACTGCCGATTCAGGCCGCTCGCCAAAACACGTCGCGCCGTTCGGTGGCAAGGAAGCGCGGCTTGGCACCAACCCGATCTCGATCGCCGTGCCGTCCGATCTCGAGGCGCCGTTCTACCTGGACATGGCGACGTCGGCGGTCGCGGCCGGCAAGATCCAGCTCGCCGTCGCCCGCGGCGAGGAGATCCCCACGGGATGGATCATCGATGCCGAGGGCCGGCACACCACCGATCCCACGCAGTATCGCAAGGGCGGCGCGCTGCTGCCGCTCGGCGGCACGGAGGGTTACAAGGGCAGCGGTCTCGCCGCGATGGTCGAGGTGCTATGCGGCCTTCTCACGGGGCTCGGCTTCGGCGTCGAACCGACGGGACGGCACAATGACGGATGCTTCATGGCGGTGTTCAACGTCGCCGCATTCCGCCCGCTGCAGGAGTTCAAGCGCGAAGTTGCGGAGTTCGCGCGCTATCTGAAATCGACGCCGCCGTCCGAGGGCAGCAAGGGCGTCTATTATCCCGGCGAGCTCGAGGGTTTGCGCGAGCATCAGCGATGGCGCGACGGCATCGCGGTCGAAGACGCGACCTGGGAGAAGCTACGCGCGCTGGCGCGCGACTACAGGCTCGACACCGTCCTCGATCTATCCTGA
- a CDS encoding LLM class flavin-dependent oxidoreductase, producing MFRQMVLVGFLQAQNCTNLPSSWRHPDSRSDSMSADYYQEIAKILEAGKFHMAFFDDRLAMPDRYGNDHAHTVEYGIRCVKMDPLIVLTTMGMVTDKLGLGATCSTTYYEPFDVARRFATLDLMSGGRAGWNVVTSLNDGEALNMGRDSHPEHDSRYDKADEFMEVVLGHWDTWEDGALIMDKTSGRFADPSKVKRLDHKGPAFKSRGPFTVPRSQQGHPVIIQAGASGRGQRFAGRWGEVIFTAARNLQGAKDGYAAVRNEAAKAGRDPDQMFLCNLTTPVCAATRAEAEDKMALINKLPLEIDALSLLSEALNYDFASKDLDAPLTTDDLKSMQGILGIRDGVLKTSGKSNPSARDFVTFSGRGQVHDAMVGGPREIADKLEEMFVERGCDGFVIAATYVPGSYADFVQHVVPELQRRGLFQKDYRGKTLRENLGLKRPAAGAWKVQPRDAAE from the coding sequence ATGTTCAGGCAGATGGTCCTGGTCGGCTTCCTTCAGGCGCAGAACTGCACGAACTTGCCGAGCTCGTGGCGGCATCCGGACTCGCGCAGCGATTCAATGTCGGCGGATTATTACCAGGAGATCGCGAAAATTCTCGAAGCCGGCAAATTCCACATGGCTTTCTTCGACGATCGTCTCGCCATGCCGGACCGCTACGGCAATGATCACGCCCACACCGTCGAATACGGCATCCGTTGCGTGAAGATGGATCCGCTGATCGTGCTGACCACGATGGGCATGGTGACCGACAAGCTCGGCTTGGGCGCGACCTGCTCAACGACTTACTACGAGCCATTCGATGTCGCCCGCCGCTTTGCCACGCTCGATCTGATGTCGGGCGGGCGCGCGGGCTGGAACGTCGTGACCTCGCTCAACGACGGCGAAGCACTGAACATGGGACGCGACTCCCATCCCGAGCATGATTCCCGCTACGACAAGGCCGACGAGTTCATGGAGGTGGTGCTCGGCCATTGGGACACCTGGGAAGACGGCGCGCTGATCATGGACAAGACCAGCGGCCGCTTTGCCGATCCGAGCAAGGTGAAGCGGCTCGACCACAAGGGACCGGCATTCAAGTCGCGCGGACCTTTCACCGTGCCGCGCTCGCAGCAGGGCCATCCGGTCATCATCCAGGCTGGCGCATCCGGCCGCGGCCAGCGTTTTGCCGGCCGATGGGGCGAGGTGATTTTTACGGCCGCGCGCAATCTCCAGGGCGCCAAGGATGGCTATGCCGCCGTGCGCAACGAAGCCGCGAAGGCCGGACGCGATCCGGATCAGATGTTCCTCTGCAATCTGACCACGCCGGTCTGCGCCGCGACCAGGGCGGAAGCCGAGGACAAGATGGCGCTGATCAACAAGTTGCCGCTCGAGATCGACGCGCTGTCGCTGCTATCGGAAGCGCTCAATTACGACTTCGCCTCGAAGGATCTCGACGCGCCCCTGACGACGGATGACCTCAAGAGCATGCAGGGCATCCTGGGCATCCGCGACGGCGTGCTGAAGACCTCTGGCAAGAGCAATCCGAGCGCGCGCGACTTCGTCACCTTCTCCGGCCGCGGCCAGGTGCATGACGCCATGGTCGGCGGTCCCAGGGAGATCGCGGACAAGCTTGAAGAGATGTTCGTCGAGCGCGGCTGCGATGGCTTTGTCATCGCGGCCACTTACGTGCCAGGCTCCTATGCCGATTTCGTGCAGCATGTGGTGCCGGAATTGCAGCGGCGCGGCCTGTTCCAGAAGGACTATCGCGGCAAGACGCTGCGGGAGAATCTCGGCTTGAAGCGGCCCGCCGCCGGCGCGTGGAAGGTGCAGCCGCGTGATGCTGCGGAATAA
- a CDS encoding fumarylacetoacetate hydrolase family protein, translating into MRWLKFTASGKTSWGIMDGDQVIAVDGDPFGEWQRTSRTHPLAQVKIELPLIPRTFYCVGLNYLKHLKEAADKAGTVPAVPDRPEIGYRAQNALIAHDEDVVIPSFATENIHYEGELVVVIGKKAKHLTEQNAMDCVFGYTIGNDVSERSWQKADRGLWRSKNADTFKPMGPWIETEADIAKMETIVRVNGKETNRFATRDMIFGVVPFLVELTKYFTLWPGDVMWMGTDGASPDIKHGDVVEIEITGVGTLRNRFVREQR; encoded by the coding sequence ATGCGCTGGCTGAAATTCACCGCCTCCGGCAAGACCTCCTGGGGAATCATGGACGGCGACCAGGTGATCGCGGTCGACGGAGATCCGTTCGGCGAATGGCAGCGCACGTCGCGCACGCATCCGCTGGCGCAAGTGAAGATCGAGCTGCCGCTGATCCCGCGCACCTTCTATTGCGTCGGCCTGAATTACCTGAAACACCTCAAGGAAGCCGCCGACAAGGCCGGCACGGTGCCGGCCGTGCCCGACAGGCCCGAGATCGGCTACCGCGCCCAGAATGCGCTGATCGCGCATGACGAGGATGTCGTGATTCCGTCCTTTGCGACGGAGAATATCCATTACGAGGGCGAGCTCGTGGTCGTCATCGGCAAGAAGGCGAAGCATCTGACCGAACAGAACGCGATGGATTGCGTGTTCGGCTACACCATCGGCAACGACGTCAGCGAGCGGTCATGGCAGAAGGCCGATCGCGGCTTATGGCGCTCGAAGAATGCCGACACGTTCAAGCCGATGGGCCCGTGGATCGAGACCGAGGCCGACATCGCGAAAATGGAGACCATCGTCCGCGTCAACGGCAAGGAGACCAACCGCTTCGCGACCCGCGACATGATCTTTGGTGTGGTGCCGTTCCTGGTCGAGCTGACGAAGTATTTCACGCTGTGGCCGGGCGACGTGATGTGGATGGGCACCGACGGTGCGTCGCCCGACATCAAGCACGGCGATGTCGTGGAGATCGAGATCACCGGCGTCGGGACGCTGCGGAACAGGTTTGTGCGGGAGCAGAGGTAG
- a CDS encoding Lrp/AsnC family transcriptional regulator: MIEDHDTLILAHLQKDGRATNQQLADEVGMSTSACWRRVRALEDSGVIRGYAALVAREQAGFAMSAILHVSLERHDAKFVDEFVSRVTTRREVLECFATTGDADYHLRVVVQDMAAYNRFLDEFMFRIPGIRYVRSNVVLKEIKTSVALPF; the protein is encoded by the coding sequence ATGATCGAAGACCATGACACGCTGATTCTTGCCCATCTCCAGAAAGACGGTCGCGCCACCAACCAGCAACTCGCCGATGAGGTCGGCATGTCGACCTCGGCCTGCTGGCGCCGGGTGCGCGCGCTCGAGGACAGCGGCGTCATCCGCGGCTATGCGGCCCTTGTCGCGCGCGAGCAGGCGGGATTTGCGATGTCGGCCATTCTCCATGTTTCACTGGAGCGGCACGACGCCAAATTCGTCGACGAGTTCGTCTCGCGCGTCACCACCCGCCGCGAGGTTCTGGAGTGCTTTGCGACCACGGGCGATGCCGATTACCATTTGCGCGTCGTCGTGCAGGACATGGCGGCCTACAACCGCTTCCTCGACGAGTTCATGTTCCGCATCCCCGGCATCCGCTATGTCCGCAGCAATGTGGTGCTGAAGGAGATCAAGACCAGCGTGGCGCTGCCGTTTTGA